The following nucleotide sequence is from Fructobacillus americanaquae.
ACGAAAGTCTTGACGCAGTTGAATCAGGCTGGCATTTGGTCCGCCATTTCCTTTGGAAACCACGATTTCCAGCAAGGACAGCAAGTCCATCCAACTTGGCCAGAGCGAGTTTTGGTTTTTGGCCCGGAAGTTGAAACAAAGACAATTACGACTAAATCAGGTGCAAAAGTTTCCATTTCAGCCTTTTCCTATACGAATCAACACCATCGTCAGTCAGCTTTGCCGAGTTATCCGGTCAAGCAGGCTGGAGTTGATTATCATTTAGGGATGTATCACGGCGTGGTTGGCCAGGAAGGTGAGAACTATGCGGCCTTCTCATTAAAGGACATGATGGCAAAGGGGTATGATTACTGGGCCCTTGGCCATATTCATGTTCGTCAAATTTTGAACCGTAACCCTGTAGTTGCCTATTCTGGTAACCTCCAGGGTCTCAACCACAATGAGACTGGCGAAAAAGGTTTTTTCCTAGTGTCCGACCAGGATGGTCAAGGTCTAGTACCGGAGTTTTATCCAGTTGCGCCTGTTTTATGGCAGCAAGTCGAAATCTCGAACTGTCCTGATTTGGTAACTTTGCAGGGCCAGTTAAATGCTTACCGCTGGGAACAGCCAACCTTGGTGATACTAGAATTAACCGGGCAGGTTGGTCCGGATATTCAAGCTGCCGCGCGCTTTGGAACCTTATTGGAAACCTTACAAGCTAGCCGAAAAAGTACTAGTGACTACTGGCCGGTCAAAGCTCAGGTTGTGACAAAGGCTGCTAATCAGAAACATTCACGTCCAGGATTGCCAGCTGATGTTGACCTACAGGCAGCCATTCGCCGGGTCGTCCAGGCAGACAGTATTGGGCAGTGGCTTTCTGATCAGGCTCCGACGTTTATCAGAGATTATTTTTATTCAGAAGAGGGGCAGGCCGACTTAGCCGACCGTCTTTACCAGGACCTAGTGGAAGGAGGCCAGGATGAAGATTAAAACTATTCATATTTCTGGTTTCGGCCGTTGGTCAGATTTAACACTAACTGATTTGGCCGACTTTCAGGCTTTTTTTGGTCAAAATGAAGCCGGAAAATCGACCCTTAAGGCTTTTATCTTGGGCGTTTTTTTTGGCTACAAGGCCCGAGCTAGTCAAAAATATGAACCACGGTCGGGAGCGGCATATGGTGGCTACCTGGACTTAGAAATCAGTCAGCAAACCTATCGTATTCAACGAATGAATCGAACACAGTCGGAGTTAACGGTCGTTAACTTGGCGGACGGTCAGGCTCTGGCTGATGGCGAAGAATTTTTAACCCAACTATTTGGACCACTGAGTCGAGTGGACTATGAGCAGATTTTTGCCTTCGATGCCAAAGACTTACAGTTAGTCAATCAGTTGACGGGTCCTGATTTGGAAAAACACTTGTTGACCTACACGCAACCGCGGGCGTCAAAGTGGTTAGCCTGGGCAACTGACCAGCAAAAAGAGGGGAGTCAACTCTTTACTAAACAAAAAACAGGTAAGCGCCCGCTGAACCTAGCAAGTCAGGCTTACCAGCACCAGCAGGAAAGCCGCTTCGATCTGGCACAATCATTAAGCCAGTATCTTGAAAAAGGCAATCAGGTGGAAGGCCTACAGAAACAAATTGCGGGCCAAGACCAACAATTAGCAGTGACTAAGGAGCAATTAATAACGGCTCGGGATTTGTTGTCCTATTGGGAGCTTTATCAAGAAGCACTGGCATTGGAAGCCGCGGGGGCTGATGGTGGGCAGCAAGTCAACCGTTCCCAACAAAAAATTAGTGCCGCGGATCAGGAACAGTTAAAGCAATTAGCCCTGCAACTCGACTGGCTGAACCAGCAACTAGAGGAGGCCAATGAACGTCGAGCTAAACTTAAAGATAGTCAATTGACTAGCCTTAATCAGGCCGAAGTTATGGCCGTGCTGGAGAAATTGACCGAAACCAGCCAATCTCTCAAGGGAGTACTGGGACAGATTCATAGTGCCGACCGGCAAGTTGAAAAGTTTAAACAACAATTTCGTGGGAGAGCACCAGAACCGCTTAATACCGCTGATTTCCGTCTTCTTCAGGAACAAAATTATTGGCTTGGTGGAGCAGCGGCCAGTGGGGTGCTGTTAATCGGATCCTTTTTTCTACGATTGGCCCTACCGGTTGAAGTTCTTTTAGCCGCTGCCACTTTCGTCGCTGGCTATTTAGCCAAAGGTCATCATGACCGAGTTGCCGCAGTGATGGCTCCCTTTGCACCCTGGGATAAGGAAACGATTCTGGCAGGCCAGTACGCTGCCACGTTGGCTCAAGATGCTAAAAAGTTGTCTCGTGACCTAGGCCGTCAGACCCAGAGGTTAGCCAGCCAAATCAGTCACCACTTGAACCAAATTGACGCCAAGCGCTTTACCCATCTCCATGAATCAATGGAAGATAATTATCAAGATTTGCTGGCGGCCGTCGATCAGGCCAGTCAACTGTACGGCTTGGATCCGGCTGTCGGCTTAAAGCGCCGGGTAGAAAAGGATCATGTGGCCGACCTTGAACACCAACTTTATCAAGAACGTGATCAAGTGCAGGCACAGATACAAAAAATTTTGCAAGAAAACAGGTTAACCTCACTTGGTCAGTTGTCCACTGCTTTAGCTAAGCAAAATGACCGAGATAAGAACGACCAGCGCCTGGCTGATTTATACCAACAGATTGGTGCAGACCGTCGTCAACGTTTGGTCAAATATCGAAACCGTCCTGCCTTAGAAAAGGCAGTAACGGATCTGGTAGAAAACCAAAAGCGCCTTGAGTTTGCTCAAGACCAGGCTAACCAGCAAGTCCAAGCCCTGCAAGTTGACCAGGCTGCCTTGGTTTCTGAAACCCAGTTTCAGGATTTGACCCAGGCGGTGGCTAACCGGGCGGCACGCTTGACCGAAGACTTTGGTCGATACCTAGAAAAGTCGCTTTTACCGGCTTTGATTCAAACTATTTTTAATGGTCAGGACCAAGCTTTGAGCAGTCGGGTTCAAGATCAAGCGGGAACTTACTTGCAGCGTTTGACCCTGGGCCACTACCCAAAAATGCAAATTACGGAGAAACAGGTCCAAGTTTTTGACCGAAACAATCAGTCCTTCACTTTGGCTGAGTTGTCGACCGGAGCTGCAGACCAGGCTTATTTGGCTGTTCGCTTGGCCTTGATTACAAGTTTGCAGTTAACAGAAGGCTTGCCAATCCTAGTTGATGATGCCTTTGTAAATTTTGATGAGAACCGTCAAGCGGAAGTGCTATCCTTATTACAGGACTTGGCGCAAGACCGGCAAGTTCTTTTTTGGACTTTTACCGGTCAGCAAGTAGCCGACCAGCAGATTAATTTAGGAGAGATAAATGGCTAAGTTATTATTACAGTACCGCGAAAATGATCCGGTTGATGCCTTTGCCTTGTTAAAGAAGGCTGAAGTTCGTCAAACGAAGACTGGCAAGGATTATTTGGCTTTGACCTTTGCCGATAGGTCGGGTGATATTCCTGGAAACCTGTGGGATGTGACTAAAGAAGGCATTGAACAGTTTCAAGCTGGCCGAGTCGTTAAGGTTACGGGTACTCGGTCAGCTTTTAAAGGCAACCCGCAAATTCAAATCAGTCAACTTCGTTTGACTGATAATGGTGAACCTAGTTCAGCAGCAGATTTTATCAAAAGCGCCCCTGTTAAAAAAGCTGATTTAGAAGCAGAGCTAACGGATACAATCTTTAAGATTACTCAGCCAATATGGAACCGCTTAGTTCGCCAATTGTTCAAGAAGTTCCACGATGACTTTATGGAATTTCCTGCTGCCAAGACGAACCACCATGCCTTTGCTCGTGGCTTGGCCTTTCATAGCCTGTCAATTGCGCGCTTAGCGGAAACGGTTAGCGATCTTTATCCTCAGTTAAATAAGGACTTGTTGCTGGCCGGTGCGCTTTTGCACGACTTGGGCAAGGTGATTGAGCTTTCAGGACCGGCCTCAACGGAGTATACTCGGGCCGGCAAGCTGATCGGCCATATCACGCTGATTGACGAGCAACTGGTTTTAGCAGTCAATGAGCTGAAGATGGATTTGAATCAGGAGGATGTTCTGATTTTACGACACGTTGTGCTGGCCCATCATGGTCTTTTGGAGTATGGATCACCCGTTCGCCCCCAGATGATGGAAGCCGAAATTCTGCATCAGTTAGATGAGATGGATGCTTCAATTCAAATGCTGACGGGTGCTATGGAACAAACAGAACCTGGTGAGTTTTCCAAGCGGATTTTTGCCATGGATAACCGGGCCTTTTACCGTCCGGAAGGTGTTCAAAGAGCAGAGGGGCCAACGGATGACGATTTGCCACCGCTACCACCAGAAGACCCTGAAGCGGGGTCGCCAATTGACCCAACGGCGCTGTTCTGAATTTTAAAAAGGGTGTGGGTAAATCGGTACCAAGTGAAACCTGGCCAGATGTTCATGCGTGTTTAAGCAAGTTTTGCCAAAGGCTTCGTGTGTCCGGGAAACTCTTAATGAAGCGGGGCAACCAAGTGCTCTTACAAGCTACAACACTAAAAAAGAGGATTCCAATCGGAATCCTCTTTTTGTTTGTAAACTATCACTGATTGATTAAACGCCGGCAGTTAAGTAACCTGACAAGGCATTCTTCAAATCAGAATCTTTGATGGTGACATCGTTCTGACGGAGAATTTTACCAACAATCTTTTGAATTTCAGTTGAGTTGTTTGAATCGTTCAAGAAGTCGCTGATCAACTTATCTTTCAACTTTTGTTCAACCTTGCTCTCGGCGGGCTTACTTGCCATATTATCAGTACGGACAACGTAGTAGTTTGAGCCAGATGAAGGCTTAACTGGTGATGATGAATAAGTACCGTTATCCTGGTTAAAAGCGGCCTTCCGAATTTCAGAATCAACTGTCGTATTTGTTGAATCAAAGGCAGGCAATTGACCGGACTTATTGACTTGGGCGTTCTTTGATGAATACTGCTTGTAGACATCATCCCATGAAGTTCCGTTGTTCAAGGCATCGATTGCCTGTTGAGCGGTATCCTCGTCTTTGGCTGTAATCAAAGAAATTGTAGTATCAGGGACGTAGTTGTTATAGGCGTCGTTT
It contains:
- a CDS encoding metallophosphoesterase family protein, with protein sequence MLSFIHAGDVHLGNPFTGLSQKLSPDFQKKVQLATFTALNRLLEFAVDQEVDLVLFPGDLYHGADNSPLIQEHLTKVLTQLNQAGIWSAISFGNHDFQQGQQVHPTWPERVLVFGPEVETKTITTKSGAKVSISAFSYTNQHHRQSALPSYPVKQAGVDYHLGMYHGVVGQEGENYAAFSLKDMMAKGYDYWALGHIHVRQILNRNPVVAYSGNLQGLNHNETGEKGFFLVSDQDGQGLVPEFYPVAPVLWQQVEISNCPDLVTLQGQLNAYRWEQPTLVILELTGQVGPDIQAAARFGTLLETLQASRKSTSDYWPVKAQVVTKAANQKHSRPGLPADVDLQAAIRRVVQADSIGQWLSDQAPTFIRDYFYSEEGQADLADRLYQDLVEGGQDED
- a CDS encoding AAA family ATPase, yielding MKIKTIHISGFGRWSDLTLTDLADFQAFFGQNEAGKSTLKAFILGVFFGYKARASQKYEPRSGAAYGGYLDLEISQQTYRIQRMNRTQSELTVVNLADGQALADGEEFLTQLFGPLSRVDYEQIFAFDAKDLQLVNQLTGPDLEKHLLTYTQPRASKWLAWATDQQKEGSQLFTKQKTGKRPLNLASQAYQHQQESRFDLAQSLSQYLEKGNQVEGLQKQIAGQDQQLAVTKEQLITARDLLSYWELYQEALALEAAGADGGQQVNRSQQKISAADQEQLKQLALQLDWLNQQLEEANERRAKLKDSQLTSLNQAEVMAVLEKLTETSQSLKGVLGQIHSADRQVEKFKQQFRGRAPEPLNTADFRLLQEQNYWLGGAAASGVLLIGSFFLRLALPVEVLLAAATFVAGYLAKGHHDRVAAVMAPFAPWDKETILAGQYAATLAQDAKKLSRDLGRQTQRLASQISHHLNQIDAKRFTHLHESMEDNYQDLLAAVDQASQLYGLDPAVGLKRRVEKDHVADLEHQLYQERDQVQAQIQKILQENRLTSLGQLSTALAKQNDRDKNDQRLADLYQQIGADRRQRLVKYRNRPALEKAVTDLVENQKRLEFAQDQANQQVQALQVDQAALVSETQFQDLTQAVANRAARLTEDFGRYLEKSLLPALIQTIFNGQDQALSSRVQDQAGTYLQRLTLGHYPKMQITEKQVQVFDRNNQSFTLAELSTGAADQAYLAVRLALITSLQLTEGLPILVDDAFVNFDENRQAEVLSLLQDLAQDRQVLFWTFTGQQVADQQINLGEING
- a CDS encoding 3'-5' exoribonuclease YhaM family protein; translated protein: MAKLLLQYRENDPVDAFALLKKAEVRQTKTGKDYLALTFADRSGDIPGNLWDVTKEGIEQFQAGRVVKVTGTRSAFKGNPQIQISQLRLTDNGEPSSAADFIKSAPVKKADLEAELTDTIFKITQPIWNRLVRQLFKKFHDDFMEFPAAKTNHHAFARGLAFHSLSIARLAETVSDLYPQLNKDLLLAGALLHDLGKVIELSGPASTEYTRAGKLIGHITLIDEQLVLAVNELKMDLNQEDVLILRHVVLAHHGLLEYGSPVRPQMMEAEILHQLDEMDASIQMLTGAMEQTEPGEFSKRIFAMDNRAFYRPEGVQRAEGPTDDDLPPLPPEDPEAGSPIDPTALF
- a CDS encoding peptidylprolyl isomerase → MHRKVIWGFIVIVFIAGVAYLGLSTSKTLATTDAGKITQEEYYDKVKSSSAGKQVFAQMVIDKVLEKQYGSQVSKSDVTNAYTTSKAQYGDSFASMLSQSGLTDTQYKDSLREKLVMNAAVKANYKISKDKLNDAYNNYVPDTTISLITAKDEDTAQQAIDALNNGTSWDDVYKQYSSKNAQVNKSGQLPAFDSTNTTVDSEIRKAAFNQDNGTYSSSPVKPSSGSNYYVVRTDNMASKPAESKVEQKLKDKLISDFLNDSNNSTEIQKIVGKILRQNDVTIKDSDLKNALSGYLTAGV